The sequence below is a genomic window from Bradyrhizobium septentrionale.
TGCTTGCCGCTACGCAAGTATCCGGGCGCGGCGGCCGGCAGGGTGGAGCTTCTTGATCTGCCAAAAAGGCAGCGATGTCCCTTCCGAGGACCAGGCGATTCTGCTGAGGGCGCAGATTCTCTTTTGGCCGATCGGCGTAACGCATGCAGAAGAAGCTTGTGACGTCGGTAGGGACATACAACTCCTACAGGATTGCCGGCGTACAGGGGCGGCATTTCGTGCAGACCCGCGAAACGGCGGGCGTAGCGAAAAGGCTCGTTCGGGATTCTATTGAAGCTATGGCAACTACCGCCAAAGCGTACGCATACGACGGAGGCCGCCTGATTGACGCATGCGCGCGGGCACGGCGAGGTCTATGATGGCATTGGGTGAAGGGTGAAGGTCAGGCGGCCTGCTGATTGGCTGGCTTGTCGGCCTGGCGCAGGAGCTTCCATTCCCAGGGCAAGAGCTCGTGCAGACGCGATGCGGGATGATCGGCGATACGGGCCAGGACGTCGGCGAGCCAGGCCTTGGGATCGACGTCGTTGAGGCGACAGGTCGTGATCATCGTCAGCATGATGGCGGCACGGTCGGCGCCGCGTTGGCTGCCGGCGAAGGTCCAGTTGCGCCTTCCCAAGGCGATGCCTCTCAATGCGCGCTCAGCGCAATTGTTGGTCAAGCAGATCCTGCCGTCGTCGAGGAAGCGGGCGAAGCCGTCCCAGCGCCTGAGCATGTAGTTAATCGGCTTCAGGACCTCGGAGGAACGCGAGAGGGTTTCGCGCTCGCGGAGCAGCCAGGCATGCATGTCCTCGAGAAGTGACTTACTCTGTTCCTGGCGAGCGGCACGCCGCTCGCCGGCACCGCGGCCGTTGATGGCGCGCTCGATCTCGAACAACGTATCGAGGCGTCTGACAGCCTCCAGCGCGATCGGGGAGACCGGTTTGCCTTTCTTGCCTTCCCGAGCATTTTTCTCGATATCAGCCAGCTCGAAGAAGCCCCGCCGCGCATGGGCCACGCAAAACGCCGGCGTAATCGGCAGCGCCTTCTTCTGCGGGTCGAACAGCGGCTCGAAGCCGCTGTAGCAATCCGCCTGCAAGATGCCGGCGAAGGCGGCCAGATGTCTCTGTGGATGCTCGCCTCGTCGGTCGCTCGAGGCGTAATAGACCGCTGCCGGCGGCGCAGGCCCGGCGAACGGCCGGTCATCCCGCACATAAGTCCAGATCCGCCCGGTCGTGCACTTGCCCTTCGCCAGAATACGGATGGTGGTGTCGTCGCCATGAAGGCGCTCGGCAGCGAGCACGTGGCGTTCGATCAAGTGGAAGAGCGGCATGACGGCGAAGGTCCCGTGGCCGACCTGGTCGGCCAGCGTCGACAACGGCAGGTCGATCCCCTCGGCCTTAAAGCGCGCACTCTGGCGGTTGAGCGGGATATGCATGCCGAACTTGTCGAACAGGATCGTCGCCAGCAATTGTGGGCCGATGAAGCCGCGCGGCGTGGCATGGAACGGCGCGGGCGGCTGGCTGATCTTCTCGCAATCGCGGCAGGTGAACTTCTCGCGTACCGTCTCGATCAGCTTGAAGCGGCGCGGGATCTCCTCCAGCGTCTTGGTCACATCCTCACCGATCTTCGCCAGCCGCGATCCACCGCAGCAGGCGCAGGTCGTTGGAGTCTCAATGACGACGCGCTCGCGTTCGATATCGTCAGGCCATGGCTTGCGCACCGGCCGCTTGCGCATGAAGGGGCGGACGTTCTGCGTCTTCGCCGCTGCGGCCTGTGCGGCAAGCTCATCCTCGCTCGCCGTGGTGACGAGTTCTTCGAGCTCCAACTCCAACTGCTCGAGCAGCCGTGCCGAGCGCTCGGATCGCTGCCCGTGCAGTTCGCGTTTCAGCTTCTCGATGCGCAACTCGAGATGAGCGATCAGCGCCTCGGTATCCGACAGTTTCGCCTGCGCATTCGCGGCTTGCGCCTGCCAGTTGGCGGCCTTCGCCTCGGCTTTCTGTCGCGCCTCACGCTCGGCCTGCAGCGCCGCCAGGGCACTGACAAGGTCCGATGGAAGATCATCCGGCTTCGATATCATGGAGCCATTGAATCAGATCGAGCAGCAGATTCAAACCGTAAAACGACTATCCGACCCGCGTCGGACGCTGGGTTTCTTGAGGGTTGCGCCAATCGATCCCGGACAACAGATAGCTCAACTGCGCCGGAGAGATCGTTACCGATTCACCAGCAACCGATGGCCAGATGAACCTGCCTCTCTCGAGTCTTTTGGTGAACAAGCAGGCGCCCTGGCCATCGTGCCAAATGACCTTCAATAGATCACCGCGTTTGCCCCGGAAGCAGAAAAGACCGCCGCCCATGGCGTCGCGCTTGAGCACTTCCTGCACGCGCAGAGCCAGGCTCGGAAAGCCGCACCGCATGTCGGTATGGCCCGTCGCCAGCCACACCCGCACGCCCGTCGGGATCGGGATCATCGGCGCGCCAGGCCCCGAGCAATTCGAACGACCGCCTCGATATCCGCACCGGGGCCGAAGACCACGCGCAGCCCCTGAGGGCTCACGATTTCGATCTGACCTGTCTCGACAGCTTCCGTCGTTGGCGGCGTACTTGCCGCAACTATCGCAGGGACGAATGTCGGGCCGATCGAATCCTCTTCGGCCGGATCATGACAGGTCCAAGCCTTGCGCCAGCTCAGCAGAAGCTGACGTGATATCCCATACCGGCGAGCCGTCGCCGACACCAGTCGTGGCCCCGAGAAGCTCTCCTCTACGATTCTGAGCTTCTCCGCACGCGTCCAGCGTCGCCGCCGACCGGTCTCCACCAAATCCATGCGGCTCAGCACCGCACTGTCCTTATGTCCGTCCATAAGGACAGTCAGCTACAGATCGGAAAAACTCGCAAGACGGCCGCCCTCGGACGGATACGCCAAAGCTGCTCTCGACAAGATCGAAAGCAAGCTGCACACGGGATTTCTCGGATCGATTCATACGTCGGTAAAAGCTGCCCGTCATGCAGCGCCTGGGTTCATTGAGAGTGCAATACCGGACAACCACGGTTGCTGCCGCCGGCCGACTAGGTGAAGTCGATGCCGCCGATGCCTTGTCACCTGCGCATTGTGGATCACGCGTTCCATGACGCACCGGCTCCCTCGTTCGGAAGTGAGTTGCCGTCACGCATTGCCGGACATCTCCTCCACTGCTCGGTCTTTGCCAAATCGCTGCGAATTGACGAAGCCGGCACGCCCGACATCACCAACACGGCCGTCGACCGAACGCTGCTGCAAACAAGAGCTGTCAACAGACAAAAAGCGAACCCGCGCATTTTCGGGACATTTGCCTTCACAAAGCCCGATGTGCTGAACCGAGCAGCCGGGGAACAGCGAGGCCTCGGGCAAACCCTCCCGGCCGGAGCGGGAGGGTGCCTCCGCCTCTTCGATGCGCGCGGCCATACGCAGGAATGCGTGCGGCCCAGACACCAAAGCACGTGCAGCTACCTCGTGGAACGAGCAAAGATCGACAAGATTGTCTCTCAGGGTGTTGTAGAGCGCTGCGCTATCACGGCACGCGCGCGTGCGAGCCGGCACTCACGGCTTCTCCGGTCACCGGCAAGCACATCCTGCCGGAATAAGATCACGAGCAGCGCATCGAATACGTGCACTTGAAAGAGGAAGGCGGGCGGCCGGCTCCACAGGTGCATTCTGCGCTCCCGCCGAAGCCAAGCCGTGCCAGGGAGCGGCACGGCAACGTTCCTGGATTGATGTCGTGGTCAGGCATTTTGCGCAACAGAAGGCAGGTCAGCAATGCGAGGACGGCCCATACCAGGGCGCGCTCCTGAGCTCTACAATTGCGCCGACACCTACCAGCCCTGGTAGCTCAGTTACTGTCGATAGCCGCGTAGCATCATTGCCGCGGCAAGACCAGGCTTCAGAAGGCACAGGTGCCGCACAACAATTGCGCATCTTAAGATCTTCGCGCGAGATCATGATAGGATTACCGTGGATCTTATCCTGATCTTGTATGAGCGATGAGAGGCGAGTTCACAGGCGTCAGGCGATGTCCAGCAATCCGTTTGGAGCAACGACAATCCTCGAGGGTATCCGACGTTGGGTTGAGATCGAGTCTCCAACGGAGCGGCCGGATCAGGTCAACATGCTCGTCGACCTCGTCGCCGCAGGCTATGGCGACTTGCCGGCAACTGTGGAACGTGTCGCGGGACGCGACGGCCGAGGGGATCACCTGATCGCACGCTCGTCCTGGGGCCAGGAGGCACCGGGCGTCCTGGTGCTGAGCCATCTCGATACCGTACACCCGATGGGCTTCATCGAGCGCCTGCCGTTCCGGATCGACGGCGACAGCGCGTTCGGTCCCGGCATCTACGACATGAAGGGCGGCGCGTATCTTGCGTATGATGCCTTCCGGCGGATCTGCGCCGATGATGCGCGCCCGCCGCTCGGCATCACCCATCTCTACTCATCGGACGAGGAGATCGGCAGCCCGACCTCGCGGGCGCTGATCGAGGCCGAGGGCCGCAAGGCCAAATATGTGCTGGTGACCGAGCCCGCGCGCGACGGCGGCAAGATCGTCACCGGACGCAAGGGCGTCGCGCGCTTCGACTTGCATATCAAGGGCGCACCGGCGCATGCCGGCACGCGCCCCGAGCACGGCCGCAGCGCGATCCGGGAACTCGGCCATGTGATCCTGGCGCTGGAGGCGATGAACGATCTCAAGCGCGGCATCACCGTCAATGTCGGCGTCGTCCGCGGCGGCACCAAGCCGAACGTGATCGCCGAGGAGGCCTATGCGGAAGTCGATCTGCGCGTGCCGACCATCGCCGACGCCGACGAGCTGGTGCCGAAGATCCTCGGAATCACCGCGCGCACCGAGGGCGTCACCGTGAAGGTGACCGGCGAACTGAACCGTCCGCCCTACGAGAAGAGCAACGCCGGCGCAGCACTTTACGAACACGCCAGGGAGCTTGCCGCCGAACTCGGCTTCGAGCTGCTCGATGTCTTCACCGGCGGCGGCTCCGACGGCAATTTCACAGCGCCGCATACCGCGACTCTCGACGGCCTCGGCGTCGACGGCAAGGGCGCGCATACCCATTGCGAGCAACTCTACATCTCCTCGATTGAGCCGCGCGCCCGACTCCTCTATCGCCTCTATCAGACACTGCAATAATTTCGACCAGCCGCCGGCCGCGACCGCGGCGTACGCCGGATCGGGGACGCGCTCCGATATTCGCGCCGCACGCCTCGAAATGGCGCAATGGGTCACATAAATCCCTTCCTGTCAGGCCGACCTGATCGAACACCATCCGGATCTCGCATTGGGCACTGAGGCTTCGGTGCCCATCCGACTGAATTTTCATGACTACCGCACGGCCGGATGTCCGGCCGCGAAATTGACTGCGACTAGAGCGGGTAGCTGCCGCGCAGGCACGAACCTTTCCGGCCGGGGCTCGTCCGCCCGAACCTTGTTGTCAACTGGGGTGGCATTGTGACGCACATCGAGACACAGAATGAGTCAGCAACAACACTGTACGCGGCGTTTTGCGAGCAGACCTTGGCGCTTAGGCACGTGCATACAGGCTGCCAAGAGGACTTGAACCGGACGTAGCGTTAAATTGTACAATCTTAGGAAGGCACGAGTCTTCAGCTGCCGTCCGGACTGTGAAGGATTTCGAATGTCTCACATGGGCATAGCCACGCCGCAATGCTTGGGCGAGATCCTGGTCCGCGACAGCCGACCGCTCGAGATGTCTATGCGTTGCGTGTTGATCGCGGCGCCGCGGCGAGCAGGCGGTTGTGAAGGGGCTGCCATCCCACAGCGATACCGTTCAGCTGTCCTAAGCCGCATCACCGCAGAGTGGCCGAGGTCAGAGAAGATCAACTTAGACCTCGCTTCAAAGACAATCAAAGCGGCGAGCCAGCTTCTCGACCGCTTACAGCGCTTTTGGGCGGTCCCAGCGCGCAAGCGCGCGACTACGGCGACCTGCAAAGCTCTTGCGTTGCAACGCCTCGCTCGGCGTAACCGGCGCGACATCAGAAGAGATAGCCTGGCATTCAGGAGCAGCAAGTTGAACGAGCCCGATGACGTAAAAAAGGTTCTGTTAGTCGACCACATTGAAGGCCAATGCCGGGCCATTATCGGCTTCAAAGATGAAGACCCTAGAGCGGCCTTTATGTGCGGCGAGCCCGTATACCAAAGACCGGGCAGGAAACCGTCATCGTGGTGCGCCTATCACCACCGCCAGATGCACGCGAGCGCTGTCGAGCAGAACCGAGCAGGTGATCGCGTGCCTGAGATCTCTCAGGCAATATCCATTGTTCCCACTCCATGACAACCATCGAGAATAGCGTTGTCCTGCTGAGTCCGTATGATCATACCCGCAAAGGCCACGCGAAGCATGTCATCGAGGGTTAGACGTTTCCGACCTCCCACTGAACTGCATCGGGACACGCGCATGCGCTGACCGAACCACACAGAGATGCACCTCGTCTGCAAATTAATGAGCCGATCAACAGTAACCGGCATGAGGCCTCCACCTCGTCATGGCGCGGTTCGCTTGGGATACAGCCTGGGATGAGCTGATGGGTGGAGGTGAAGCGATGGCAAATGCCATGCTTGATGCCAGGCAGGAAGGTGACTCTTATCGCCGCGTTGAGGTGATCACTGGGGAGCGCCGGCGGCGACGGTGGACGCGCGAGGAGAAGGCCCGGATCGCGGCGGAGAGCTTTGAGGAGGGGACGAACATCTCCGAGGTGGCGCGGCGCAATGGTGTTTCCCGCGGACTGCTCACGGTGTGGCGACGCCAGGTAGCGGCGGCGATGGCCGGCAAAGCCCAGAACTTCGTGCCTATCCAAATTGGCGCCGAGAGCGATGGCGGGAGGGCTGGCGAGTCCGAGTGTATTTCGCCGGGTAAGATGAAGCCCTTGGAGATTGCCGCGCCGCCGGCCAAGGTCTGTGGAGCGGTCGAGATCGAGGTGAACGGGGCGCGCATCCGCGTCGAGCCGGGCGTGGAGCTGGCGACGCTTTCGATGGTGCTATCGGCGCTTCGAGGGATCCGGTGATTGCGCTACGGTCAGACCTCAAGGTGGTGCTGGCGGCCCAGCCGGTCGACTTTCGTAAGTCGGTGCATACGCTGTCGGCGCTGGTGAGCGAAGCACTGCGCGCGAACCCATATTGCGGCGACGTCTTCGTGTTCCGCAGCAAGCGCATGGACAGAGTGAAGCTTCTGGCGTGGGACGGCAGCGGCATGGTGTTGGTAACGAAGTGGTTGCACCAGGGGCGTTTCACCTGGCCACCGATCCGCGACGGCGTTGTGCATCTCAGTGCGACGCAGCTTGCGATGCTACTCGACGGCCTCGAGTGGACGCGTGTGTCGCCCAAGCCTGTGAAGCAGCCGGTCATTGTCGGCTGAGAAGTGAGGATTTCGCTGGAGCGTGGGTCACACGGATGTATCGTCTGATCATGGCGATTCGCCCCGACGCTCTTCCGGCCGATCCAGCAGCTCTGACCGAGATGGTGCTCGCGCTTGACGCTGAGAACGAGAAGCTGCGCGTAGCAATGCAGACGTTCAAGGACATGATCTTCGGGAAGCGCTCGGAGCGGCTTGCCGCGCTCGTGGCCGAGCAGCTCGCACTTGAGCTTGGCGACCTTGAGACCGGCGTCACGCCGCCTGCAGCTGCCAACGACGATGCAGCCGCGGCAAAGCCGCCCGGCAAACCACTGCGGAAGAAGGCGCGCCGCAACATCGGCGCGCTGCCCAAGCACCTGCCGCGCTGCGAGCAGGTGCTGGAGCCGGAGGCGACCGCATGCCCGTGTTGTCAGGGCCAGCTTCACAAGATCGGCGAGGACGTCAGCGAGGTGCTGGACATCATCCCGGCGATCCTGCGGGTGTTGCGGACGGTCCGTCCCAAGTACGGCTGCCGCCGCTGCACCGATGGTGTGATCCAGGCGAAGGTGCTGCCGCGCCTAATCGAGAGCGGCATGGCCTCGACGGCACTCGTGAGCCACGTGGTAGTCTCGAAGTTCGCCTGGTATCTGCCGCTTTACCGACAGGTGCAAATTCTGGCCGGCCAGGGTGTCCATCTCGACCGGGCGACGCTCGCCGGCTGGGTGAAGCGAGCGGCCTGGTGGCTCAGGAGCCTCTATGAGCTCCAGCTGCGCACCATCCAGGCTGCGCCGCGCCTGTTCTGCGACGAGACGCCGATGCCGGTGCTCGATCCCGGACGACATCGCCCGCGCATCTGCCAGTTCTTGGCGCATGCGATGGATGACCGGCCATGGGGCGGCCCCTCGCCGCCGGCGGTGGCCTACGTGTTCGCCGACGGCCGCGGCACGGCGGAGATCGCCAGACAGTTGACGGGCTTTTCCGGCATTCTGCAGGTCGACGGTTATGCGGCCTACAAAGCGCTCGCCCGCGATCATGGCGACGCGATCCAGCTCGCCTTTTGTCTCGCCCACGCCCGACGCAAATTCGTCGACGTGTATAAGACGACCCAGTCGCCGTTCGCTCGCGAAGTGATCGAGCGCCTGCAGGCGGTCTATGCCATCGAAGCAGAGATCCGCGGCAGCAATGCCGAGCAGCGGCTGGCCACCCGCCGCACCAGGTCCGCTCCATTGATGGAGGCGCTCAGGACGCGCCTGACCACAATGGTCGGCCAGCTCTTCTCCCAATCGAAGCTGGCGGAGGCCATCAACTACGCACTCAATCACTGGGACGGGTTGACGCTGTTTCTCCGCGACGGCCGTGTCGAGGTTGACAGCAACACAGTCGAGCGTTCCATGCGCCCGATTGCGATGGGAAGACGCAACTCATTGTTCAGCGGCAGCGAAGGCGGCGCCGAGAGCCGGGCGATCCTGGCGTCGCTCGTGAACACGGCAAAACTCCATGAGCTCGACCCGCAGGCCTACCTGGCCGATGTGCTGGAGCGCATCGTGTCCGGGCGAACCAAGAGCCATCAGCTGCACGAGCTGCTCGCCTGGAACTGGAAGGCGGCGCGCCGGCGCACACCGCAGGCAGCGGCATGAGCCCACGTCGCCATAAAGCAGCATCGTCGATGCCGTCAGCCGCGATGCCGCTTGCGGACCTCGAGCGATGGCTCCAGGCTCGCATCGATCGCCATCCTGCCGCCACTAGCATTCCCATGCTCGACGGCTATGCTGCCGCGATCGTAGCCGGACCGGTCTCGATGAGCCCGCTCGATTGGATCTGCCCGCTGCTCGCGATCGATGCCGACGCGTTCAACCATGGCGGCACGCCGGAGTTCGCCGCGATCTCCGCCGTTGCGCTGCGCCACAACGACATCAGCAACACCCTCTCGACTGCCCCCGATCGGTTCGAGCCGATACACCGGCGCAACCCCAATGGCGACGTCGATCCGCGTCCCTGGTGCCAGGGTTTCCATGCCGCGATGCGGCTCAGGCTGTCGGCGTGGGCGCCGATGCTGGACACCAGCAATGTCAATCACGGCCTGCTTCTGCCCATTCTGTTGCACTGTCGCGACGATCAGGGGCAGCCGATGCTCGGATCCCCCCGAAGCGGCCGCGAGACTGCCGACTTTCTGCGTAACGCCTACGCCGATATTCCAGCGGTCGTCGAGGCCATGCGCCAATATTGGATGCCGATCCGCTACCCACGCGCCCGCTGATCTCCGCAGACGTGGGAGCTCATACCGGTTACGATCAACAAGCGACGTGCGTGGCTCTATCCAGTTGTTTGATCGCACCGGTGACATTAGACGCCGCGAGGCAGATTAGATGGTTTTTAAGTCCATGACCGCAAGAAGAACTGACCATCTCCGGCCGGAAGAACGTTGGTGCCTCGGATCCTAATCATGAATGCCGGTACGGCTCAAATGTCGGGCGCTGATCTGACAGCAGCTCAACTTTCGCTCGCCGCCAACTCGGCTTGCCGTTCAGCGTGGTTTACTCAGGAGGGAGACCTCATAGTTTCCCCGGTAGCTATCCCAGCCGATCTGCTATCCTTCATCGGCGCGACGCTCAATATCGACGCCTCGAGCCTGTCGCAGCTTGTGCCTGGAGGCGCTCGCAAAGCACCGGTCCTTGATGATTGCACTCTGCTGTCCGAAGCGCTCGTAAAGCGAATCAGCAACTCCATATTCGTCAGAAATCGTCTTGGAGAATCTATCCCTGCTACTTCAGTGAAGGTGTTGCACGCTTGGCGGATGTGCTCTGTGTCGCGCAACCGGGAGATGACTTCGCTCTGCAGCGCGGTCCTGATCTATTGAATCGCAAGAGTCACTTCCGACAATTGGCGACGAGTGTTGGCCTTCTGTTGCCTAACGGACGCGTCACGACGAACCCAGACGAACTATTCAGAGCGGTCACCTCCCTGAGCTCTGAGACCGGCAGCGTAATTGTTAAGTTGGACAATGGAGCCGGTGGGGTTGGAAATGTCATCTTGACCGGCGAGGAGAGCAGTCCACTACCTGGGGCAAGAGATACGCAGCGGATTTCTTGGCGTCGTTTGATCCCGACGCACTCTGGTCCGAGATCACAACAGCGTCATGTAAGACTCTGGTCGTGGAATCTTACCACCCAGCTCAGTCTCTGTTCTTTCTCGAGTACGAGATCGCGGAGGATGGTTCAATCGTTTTCGTCAACAGCGGGAATATACGTCTACGCCGAAGCAAAGATCCGTCTGAGCGGGCTCTCATCTGGACAGGGCTGGAGCTTCCAAGCGACCTGAGCTGAGCAATGTTTGGCCGCCCAAGCACACTCTTATCGATTTGTGGATCTTGCGCGCACTCTGGGGTACCGCGGGATGATCAATATCGACGCCATTCTCGCGAGTGGCGGGCGGTTGCTGTTCAATGAGACGAACGGCCGCTGGGGCGGAGGCTCGGTGTTACACAGCATTGCGGTCCGGTTGCTGGGCGCCGAGTATTTGAAGTGCTACGTCATTCTATCCGTGAGAAACGTGCGATCAAGTTCTCTCCAGGCGGCGTGTGATCGTTTCTCAAGGACGGAGTTCTGTTCGACGGCACAAGCAAACAAGGCGTGATCCCGCTCGCTGCCGATCAAGAGGCAGGCACGGTGGAATGCATCGTGATTGCACGCGATAGGCCCACGGTCCACAATCTGCAGCACCACTTATTGACGATGTTTGATCGAGATTACAACGGCATCTCCTAAACCAGCCATTCATCCTAATTTGGACCTGCTTCGCGAGCACCCGGGCGATCCGATATCAACAAACGCAATAGAATCGCCGGGCCTGGCCACCATATCACCGGCGATCGCTGGAAGCTGGAAGCCGCAGCGCGGATCACAAGTTCGTCCGCGTCCTGATCAACGAAGCATCGCGCCCGGCCTTCTTCTCTCAGATCCGACCCGGCGAGAAGGAGAGAGCGCCATCGGCTTCCTCGGCGACGTCGTCGCTGAATCCAAGGCTGCGCATAAAGATCAACAACATCGGCAAAGCCGATCGCTTCATCCAAACGTCCCTACGCGAGTACCCATGCTCGCGTCTTCGAAACGCAAGCTCAGTGAGCCAATGATCGGCCAGTCTGACTTCATTCACTGTCGTTCACAGGGCAGCCTGCATGTCGAACCATCAGCCGGCCCGCCCTCCCGTTAGACCGACCTCTTCAGATTGCGTAACTTTGGATTGGGACTTGGCGCGCGCGGGCCTCCGAACGAACTCGGGCGCCTGACGTTCGAACAGGCCACGGTAGATGCCGCCCGGGCGCGCGGTAAGCATCTCATGCGTGCCCTGCTCGACGAGCTCGCCGCGATCGAACACCAGGATGCGATCCATGCTGCGCACGGTCGACAGCCGGTGCGCGATCACGATCGAGGTGCGGCCCTTCATCAGCCGCTCCATCGCCGGCTGGATCATCGCCTCAGACTCCGAATCGAGGCTGGAGGTCGCCTCGTCCAGAATCAGGATCGGCGCATCCGCCAGGAAGGCGCGCGCCAGTGCCACGCGCTGCCGCTCGCCGCCCGACAGCTCGACGCCGCGCTCGCCCACCAGCGTGCCGTACCCCTTCGGCAGCCGCATGATGAAGCCGTGCGCATTGGCAAGCCGCGCCGCCTGCTCGATCGCCTCCAAGCCGGCGCCCGGCCGGCCATAGGCGATGTTCTCCGCCAGCGTGCGGTGAAACAGGATCGGCTCCTGCTGCACGATCGCGATCTGGCTGCGCAGCGATTGCTGCGTCGCCTTGGCGATGTCCTGACCATCGATCAGGATTTTGCCGCCGGAGACGTCGTAGAGCCGCTGGACCAGCTTGACGAAGGTAAGCGGCAAGCTGAGGCCGTTCACGCGGCGTGGTTCCATGGCATAAGCGCCTCGATCTGGCTGCTCGGCCAGCCGTTGGCGATGCGCTGAAGCGTGAGGGTGAGCCAGGCGAACGGATCGACGTTGTTCATCTTCGCTGTCTGCAGCAGTGTCGCGATGGTCGCCCAGGTTCGTCCGCCGCCGTCGCTGCCAGCGAAGAGGCTATTCTTTCTCGTAATTGTTTGTGGCCTGATGGCGCGTTCGACGATGTTGGAGTCGAGCTCAATGCGGCCGTCGGTCAGGAAGCGCTCGAAGATGGCACGGCGCGAGACGGCATAGCGGATTGCCTCGGCCAGTTTTGATTTGCCGGAGATCCGCCGCAAGGTCTGCTGCCAGAGATCAAAGAGATCTGCGACGACCGCCGCGGAGGCTTGCTGACGCGCGGCAACGCGTGCGTGGGGACTTTGACCGCGCACGGTCTTCTCGACCTGCCAGAGCTTTGCCATCCGCTCGACCGTCGTCGTTGCCACTTTCGAGCTTCCTGCAACATGCAGCTCGTAGAACTTGCGTCTGCTGTGTGACCAGCAGCCAGCCAATGTGATGCCATCATTGCCGCGATCGGCGCGCGCCAACTTGTTATAGGCGGCATAGCCATCCACTTGCAGGATGCCCCGATAACCATTGAGATGGCGGACCGCGCATTCGCCGGAGCGGCTGTCTTCGAAGCGATAAGCCACCATCGGGGGACCGCTGCGGCCAAAGGTGCGGTCATCTCTGGCATAGGCCCATAAGTAGGCCGTTTTCGTCGATCCGGAGCCGGGAGCGAGCGTCGGCAGGGTGGTTTCGTCGGCAAAGACCCGTTCGGCCTTCTTGACCTCGCTGAAGATGTAGTCGGCCATGATCTCGAGCTCGAAGCCGAGCTTGCCCATCCATTGCGCCATCAGCTGGCGGTCGAGCTCGACATGATCGCGCGCGTAGATCGCCTCCTGCCGGTAGAGCGGCTGCCATCGGCGTATTTGGCGACCGCGATCTGGGCCAGAAGCGCTTCCGTCGGAATGCCTCCTTCAATGATATGGGCCGGAGCCGGCGCCTGGATTACGCCGTCCGCGTTCTTGAAGGCATACTTGGGACGGCGCGTGACGATCACACGGAACTTCGCTGGCTCCACATCCAGACGCTCCGACACGTCCTCGCCGATCACCACCTTCTGCTTGCCGGCATGCTCAGCAAGGTCTTCCGGCTCAATGACGGTTTCGATCCGTTCCAGATGGGGCGCAAAGCCCTTGCGCCGACGCGGTGCACGCTTGCCATCCGCTTGCTCACGGCCCTTGCTGACCTGGGCCTTGATTGCAGCGATGCCGGTCTCAATTTCCTCGAAGACAAAGGCCTGCTGTTCATCGTCGCCGTTCGCAGAGCCGAGCTTTTCCGATCGTCGGCCGAACCGGGCGCGGTCGAAGGCCTTCAGGATCTGCGTCAGCCGCTCGATACGCGCATCGGCATCGGCGTTGC
It includes:
- the tnpC gene encoding IS66 family transposase: MISKPDDLPSDLVSALAALQAEREARQKAEAKAANWQAQAANAQAKLSDTEALIAHLELRIEKLKRELHGQRSERSARLLEQLELELEELVTTASEDELAAQAAAAKTQNVRPFMRKRPVRKPWPDDIERERVVIETPTTCACCGGSRLAKIGEDVTKTLEEIPRRFKLIETVREKFTCRDCEKISQPPAPFHATPRGFIGPQLLATILFDKFGMHIPLNRQSARFKAEGIDLPLSTLADQVGHGTFAVMPLFHLIERHVLAAERLHGDDTTIRILAKGKCTTGRIWTYVRDDRPFAGPAPPAAVYYASSDRRGEHPQRHLAAFAGILQADCYSGFEPLFDPQKKALPITPAFCVAHARRGFFELADIEKNAREGKKGKPVSPIALEAVRRLDTLFEIERAINGRGAGERRAARQEQSKSLLEDMHAWLLRERETLSRSSEVLKPINYMLRRWDGFARFLDDGRICLTNNCAERALRGIALGRRNWTFAGSQRGADRAAIMLTMITTCRLNDVDPKAWLADVLARIADHPASRLHELLPWEWKLLRQADKPANQQAA
- a CDS encoding M20 family metallopeptidase; translated protein: MSSNPFGATTILEGIRRWVEIESPTERPDQVNMLVDLVAAGYGDLPATVERVAGRDGRGDHLIARSSWGQEAPGVLVLSHLDTVHPMGFIERLPFRIDGDSAFGPGIYDMKGGAYLAYDAFRRICADDARPPLGITHLYSSDEEIGSPTSRALIEAEGRKAKYVLVTEPARDGGKIVTGRKGVARFDLHIKGAPAHAGTRPEHGRSAIRELGHVILALEAMNDLKRGITVNVGVVRGGTKPNVIAEEAYAEVDLRVPTIADADELVPKILGITARTEGVTVKVTGELNRPPYEKSNAGAALYEHARELAAELGFELLDVFTGGGSDGNFTAPHTATLDGLGVDGKGAHTHCEQLYISSIEPRARLLYRLYQTLQ
- the tnpB gene encoding IS66 family insertion sequence element accessory protein TnpB (TnpB, as the term is used for proteins encoded by IS66 family insertion elements, is considered an accessory protein, since TnpC, encoded by a neighboring gene, is a DDE family transposase.), producing the protein MIPIPTGVRVWLATGHTDMRCGFPSLALRVQEVLKRDAMGGGLFCFRGKRGDLLKVIWHDGQGACLFTKRLERGRFIWPSVAGESVTISPAQLSYLLSGIDWRNPQETQRPTRVG
- the tnpB gene encoding IS66 family insertion sequence element accessory protein TnpB (TnpB, as the term is used for proteins encoded by IS66 family insertion elements, is considered an accessory protein, since TnpC, encoded by a neighboring gene, is a DDE family transposase.), with amino-acid sequence MIALRSDLKVVLAAQPVDFRKSVHTLSALVSEALRANPYCGDVFVFRSKRMDRVKLLAWDGSGMVLVTKWLHQGRFTWPPIRDGVVHLSATQLAMLLDGLEWTRVSPKPVKQPVIVG
- the tnpA gene encoding IS66-like element accessory protein TnpA, which translates into the protein MANAMLDARQEGDSYRRVEVITGERRRRRWTREEKARIAAESFEEGTNISEVARRNGVSRGLLTVWRRQVAAAMAGKAQNFVPIQIGAESDGGRAGESECISPGKMKPLEIAAPPAKVCGAVEIEVNGARIRVEPGVELATLSMVLSALRGIR
- the tnpA gene encoding IS66-like element accessory protein TnpA — its product is MDGHKDSAVLSRMDLVETGRRRRWTRAEKLRIVEESFSGPRLVSATARRYGISRQLLLSWRKAWTCHDPAEEDSIGPTFVPAIVAASTPPTTEAVETGQIEIVSPQGLRVVFGPGADIEAVVRIARGLARR